From the genome of Latilactobacillus curvatus JCM 1096 = DSM 20019:
TGGCTGCAATGCCGACAACAATTGGTGTGTAGACTTTGGCAAACCGCGTGATGAAGTTTTCAGTAGGCGCTTTTTGACTGCTTGCATTTTCGACAAGGTCTAAAATCTTAGCGATGGTTGAATCAGCATAAGGTTTCGTGACTTCAAGCGTTAATAAACCTGATTGGTTAATCGTCCCACTGAGTAGTTCATCACCAGGATGAAAGGCGCGAGGAACAGATTCACCGGTAATAGCTGAGGTGTCCACGTAACTGTCGCCGGTAGTAATCACACCGTCGAGCGGGACTTTTTCCCCTGGTTTCACCACGATGTGTTCGCCAACCTGAATTGCTTCGGGTGCAACAACTTCGGTGGTGCCATCAGCCGCTAACCGATTGGCGATGGTTGGTTTAATTGCCACTAAGTTAGCAATTGAGCGCCGGGAATGATTAACCGCTAATGATTGGAAATATTCACCAACTTGATAGAATAACATGACACCAACGGCTTCGGCATATTGTCCGATTCCAAAGGCCCCAATGGTTGCAATTGACATTAAGAAATGCTCATCGAACCATTCGCCGTGGAGAATATTTTTGATTGCGGTCCAGACGATATCGTAGCCGATGACTACAAAGGCAGCTAGGAGCAACGTGGTTTTAGCTGGCGCGCTTAGAGGGACAAGATAAGAAATCGCCAAGCCTAAAGAGCTGACGAGAATTCGGATGAGATCATAATTAATCGCATGTTTTGCGGGGGATGGTTCTGGGGTTGGTGATTGTTGAATCCCCACATCTGGTTCAATGGTTGGCAAAAGAGTAGCGAGTTGTTGTTCGAATTCCGTAACAGCTTCTTGGCCGGTCAGTTCATAGTTTAATTTTTGAGTGGTGAAATTGACGGAGCAACTTTTAACGTTGGCCATCTTGTTAACGTTCTTTTCAATTTTAGTAGCACATGCGGCACAATCGATGCCGGTTAATTGAAGTTGTGCCATGTTATTTAGGCCTCCTTGTTGAGTGAAAAGCTAAATCGTAATCTTTACTAAATAAACAAACATATGAGCATATATTCATATGTTGACTATAAGATACCACCAAACACGATAGAATGCAATCGAGATGATGGGTTTGGGACATTAAAAAAAGCACCGACCAAAGTGAATTTGATCGGTGTCAATAGGATCCTTAGTGTTCGTTGACGTGGGCGATAACTTGCGAAAAGATATTGATGACATGGTTGTCAGCTAATGAATAGAAAACTTCCTTGCCTTCTTTACGACTTTTTACCAGTTTCGCTTGCTTGAGTGCACGTAATTGATGTGAAATTGAGGATTGCGACATCTCTAACACACTGACAATATCGCTCACCCGCAATTCGGATTGAAAGAGGGCGTACAAGATTTTAGCGCGTGTTTTATCGCCTAGTATTTTAAAAAGAATTGAGATGTGATCAAGTGTTTCTTCCTTTGGAAGAGTATTTTGGACGGAACGAATCAATTGTTCATAATCGGATGTCATAAAAGGTGACCTCGTTAGAATTTAATGGTAGTTAGTTGTAGAGAACGGGCAAACTGGTTAAACAGTTGCGCGTCGACTGGTGGTTGTTGGGGCAATTGCAGTGGCAGTGCTGGGTTAATCAGTAAGTTGGTTGGCCGCAATTGTTGGGGAATTTCACGGTAAAAGTGGGTTACCATCAGCGATTGGTTTGGGTTGAAGTCGATTAATGCTTGGCGACTCTTGAACCAACCGCTAGCGACTTTCAACCAGACTTGATTACCAACATAGCGCACTCCTAAAATTTGCTGTTGTGAATTGGCACTAAGACAACCGGTTGTCTGGGTGGGGTGTAGCGGGTTATTCCAAGTAGCGACAATGTTCGCAGTTGGTTTAATCTGCGCCGTTTTACCCACCAATAAAGCAGCGGCTTTCGCTGTTTCACCGACGTTGATGCTGTCGCTGAGGACAAAGCGGTTAGTGCCAATGCGGTAGTAAGTTTGATCGGCAATTGTAACGGCTTCGGTGATGTTGTAGATATGGCCCGCTTTAGCCGGCTTTTTATTGAGGGTTGGTTCATATGGATTTTCAACGGTGGGGAGGTCTTGAACGTCATTGACTTGCCCAATTGTGTCGATGGCTTCACTTTCTGCTTGATCCTGTGCGGCCTGATAGTGGCGTCCCAGTGCCGGATAGTTCGTGACCACGCCGTCGACATTTAGGTTGACTAACCAGTTCCAAGTCGCTTGGTTTTCAGACATCTCATTCCAGACATACACTTTTTGATGGAGATAATGGAGCTGTTTAATGATGGTTGGGGTGACGAGGGATGATGAGATGTTAATCCCGTCGGCGTATTTAAAACTCTCGAATGAGATCCGCTGTAAACTGCCAACGATAAAAATGCGGGGAATCTCTGGCATTAAACGTTGCATGTTTTGCAGACTAGCGAGGGAAAAGGAATGGACCATAACGCGGTCTTGCATGTGATATTGTTGAATCAGCGCCACGAGTTTTGCTTCCATGTCCTGCGGATTTCCCTTTTTGGTTTTCTTGGTTTCGATGAGGAATTTCGCATTTGGGTTGTTTTGATAGTGCTCAAATAATTGATCGACGCTGTGTGGTGGTTCCCCGTTACTCATTTTGAGTTCACTGAGCTTGGCAAAAGTATTTTGCGAAACAATCGCATCGGTCCCCGTGACGCGTTGTAAGTTACGGTCGTGGGAGATGACTAAGACGCCATCTTGAGATTCGTGTAAATCGAGTTCGACATAGTTAGCGCCTTGCGAAAAGGCCATGTCAATACTTTGAAATGTTTCTTCGGGTGCGTTGATGGGGTCGCCACGATGAGCGACAACGGTAAAACCGGTTAAAAACCAGAAACAAAGGCTTGTTAATACTAAAAGCCCCCATCGTGAATGTTGCTGTGACAAATCAATGGCCTCCTCAATTGATAAAAACTACTCTTTTTAAGATACCATTATTCCTTTCAAATGCCTACGATTGTTACAGAACTTTAAAGAAACGGATAAATAAATTAAAAATAACAATTGACAACGCTTACATTAGGCGGTATATTATGTTTGTAAGGTACTTATGCAATTACCTTTTTATCAATTCTCTTTCTCTCTTATGCCAACCACTATCTGCGGGTAGTGGTTTTTTTGTGTACATATTGGTAGAATAAACGTAACTGAAATCGGATTAGAATAGGAAGTAACACAATGGCGGAGAAGTACCAAACATTTGATATTATTGAAGAAATTACGCGCTTAGATGGCACAACGTATTATGAATTGGCTAACATCTTTATGAATGGGCGTGCCGAACTAGCGGCTAACCGGGGATTTATTAAGCAAGTCCGGATTTTACAACTCAACATTCCGCATTCGAATGCGGTCCAAACTTACGAAGCTTACATTAATGAACGTTACACAATGCCTGCGGTTGATTTTGACCACTGGGAAGAATGGGAAAAAGAAGACGGCGCAGTTGCGCAAGCCTTTCAGGAGATTTTAAAAGCAAATCATATTGGTTAGGTGGGATTGTGAATGACTTATTTCACAGCGGATACGCATTTTTTTCACGCCGAATTATTAGGTAATAATGATTTTGCGCCGCGTCCGTTTAAAGATGTAGCTACGATGAATGCAACGATTATTGCTAACTGGAATCAACGGGTGCAAGCTGACGACCAGGTTTATTTGTTGGGTGACGTCGCAATGGTGCCCAATAAGCCGAGTGCTTTTGCTGAAGTCGCTGCTGTGTTAGAGCAGTTGAATGGGCAGCTGATTATTATTAAAGGTAATCATGATAACCGTGCTTTTTTGAAATATTTGGCGAAACATGATGCGGGATTATCAGCTGGCAAGGCGCATTATCAATTTGCTGATGTCGGTGAGCTAATTAAGATCAATCACCATCAGTATTTTTTAACCCACTATCCGTTATTATTGGGAAAGGTCCAACAGACGTTCAACTTGCACGGACATATTCATCATTATATGTTGCCGATTGCAGAGAATATCAATGTCGGGATTGATGCACCAGAGCGCGAATTATTACCTGAACGGGTGCCGTTTGGAACACCCCTTGCGGCAAATGAGATTGAAATCATTTTTGAACGCAAACAAGCCGCGCTGGCAAACCCCAGCCACGACTAGCTGAAGGGAGTAAGCAAAATGGAAACAATTCATATTTTACACACGAATGACTTACATTCACATTTTGAAAATTGGCCCAGAATGCGGCGCTTCCTCTTAGAACATCAAGCAGCATACCGAAAGCAAGGGGATACGGTCTTGACCTTCGACATCGGGGATGCAATGGATCGTAGTCATCCATTGACTGAAGCAACGAATGGTCAGATTAATACCGAGTTACTCAATCAAATTGGGTATGACGGAGTAACGATTGGAAACAATGAAGGAATCGGTAATAGTCATGCTGATCTGGAACATTTGTATGATAAGGCGAATTTCCCGGTATTACTGGCTAATCTGTATGAACAAGCAACAAACGAAAGG
Proteins encoded in this window:
- a CDS encoding ArsR/SmtB family transcription factor — its product is MTSDYEQLIRSVQNTLPKEETLDHISILFKILGDKTRAKILYALFQSELRVSDIVSVLEMSQSSISHQLRALKQAKLVKSRKEGKEVFYSLADNHVINIFSQVIAHVNEH
- a CDS encoding glycerophosphodiester phosphodiesterase, whose product is MSQQHSRWGLLVLTSLCFWFLTGFTVVAHRGDPINAPEETFQSIDMAFSQGANYVELDLHESQDGVLVISHDRNLQRVTGTDAIVSQNTFAKLSELKMSNGEPPHSVDQLFEHYQNNPNAKFLIETKKTKKGNPQDMEAKLVALIQQYHMQDRVMVHSFSLASLQNMQRLMPEIPRIFIVGSLQRISFESFKYADGINISSSLVTPTIIKQLHYLHQKVYVWNEMSENQATWNWLVNLNVDGVVTNYPALGRHYQAAQDQAESEAIDTIGQVNDVQDLPTVENPYEPTLNKKPAKAGHIYNITEAVTIADQTYYRIGTNRFVLSDSINVGETAKAAALLVGKTAQIKPTANIVATWNNPLHPTQTTGCLSANSQQQILGVRYVGNQVWLKVASGWFKSRQALIDFNPNQSLMVTHFYREIPQQLRPTNLLINPALPLQLPQQPPVDAQLFNQFARSLQLTTIKF
- a CDS encoding metallophosphoesterase, translated to MTYFTADTHFFHAELLGNNDFAPRPFKDVATMNATIIANWNQRVQADDQVYLLGDVAMVPNKPSAFAEVAAVLEQLNGQLIIIKGNHDNRAFLKYLAKHDAGLSAGKAHYQFADVGELIKINHHQYFLTHYPLLLGKVQQTFNLHGHIHHYMLPIAENINVGIDAPERELLPERVPFGTPLAANEIEIIFERKQAALANPSHD